From Leptospira venezuelensis, a single genomic window includes:
- a CDS encoding GerMN domain-containing protein, translating to MPESDKLKSLLYILTGALFVLVLLDKSMGNKNTASPGQESPSFFSKFNTIGKTNPLSPSSSSENKGKQTHEQVIDQAEDEILNELMQNGENSSEELSSDSGDPEEMFIPIVEMPKPGPTGPSPKIRLDHSPGEIKLYFLKFYGRGNKSHSRLVQLKRKFDHGDKILFILKELTKGPTADEKTQGVLNALPNRMEYSKEYSVENGVLKLYLGPDFEAGAGPELLKDRVDQICYSILENSELKGIRLFINGKQVRSLGGVGLPIPEVLTKNPRKIATL from the coding sequence GTGCCCGAATCGGATAAACTTAAATCACTTCTTTATATCCTGACAGGGGCTCTATTCGTTTTAGTTTTATTGGATAAATCTATGGGGAATAAGAATACCGCCTCCCCCGGACAAGAATCTCCTTCTTTCTTTTCAAAATTTAATACAATCGGAAAAACAAATCCATTATCTCCTTCTTCTTCTTCAGAGAATAAAGGAAAACAAACCCATGAACAGGTAATCGATCAGGCAGAAGATGAAATTCTAAATGAATTAATGCAGAATGGAGAAAACTCTTCCGAAGAACTTTCCTCGGACTCAGGTGATCCGGAAGAAATGTTTATCCCTATCGTGGAAATGCCTAAACCTGGACCAACCGGACCTTCTCCCAAAATTCGATTGGATCATTCTCCTGGAGAGATCAAACTTTATTTTCTGAAGTTTTATGGAAGAGGAAACAAAAGTCACTCTAGACTAGTTCAATTGAAAAGAAAATTCGATCATGGGGATAAGATCCTATTCATCCTAAAGGAACTTACAAAGGGACCTACTGCGGATGAAAAGACCCAAGGTGTTTTGAACGCACTTCCAAACAGAATGGAATATTCCAAAGAATACTCAGTGGAAAATGGAGTATTAAAACTATATCTTGGTCCTGACTTTGAAGCGGGAGCAGGTCCTGAACTTTTGAAAGATAGAGTGGACCAAATATGTTATAGTATTCTGGAAAACTCTGAGTTAAAAGGGATCAGACTATTTATTAACGGAAAACAAGTCCGTTCTCTAGGTGGTGTAGGACTTCCTATTCCAGAAGTTCTAACCAAAAATCCAAGAAAGATCGCTACTCTTTAA
- a CDS encoding DUF3817 domain-containing protein, which translates to MTKFFTTELGRLRLLGFLEGTSLLLLIFIGMPLKYYFGSPELVKLLGPIHGGLFLLFLLQTFHFSIENSWSFKERTWKVALASAFPFGTFYIDNTILRKL; encoded by the coding sequence ATGACAAAATTTTTTACAACTGAGCTTGGAAGGCTTAGGCTTTTAGGATTTTTAGAAGGGACTTCCCTACTTCTTCTTATATTCATAGGAATGCCTTTGAAATATTATTTCGGATCTCCTGAGCTAGTAAAACTTTTAGGTCCAATCCATGGAGGGTTATTTCTCCTATTCCTTCTTCAGACATTTCATTTTTCTATAGAGAATTCCTGGAGTTTTAAAGAAAGAACTTGGAAGGTAGCACTTGCCTCCGCTTTTCCTTTCGGGACCTTCTATATAGATAATACGATTCTCAGGAAACTATAG
- a CDS encoding GGDEF domain-containing protein — translation MFKWFPGIDRRIRLLSKRIFFNRYPQGFLETNWSEIRQSLVAHYSLCIVISLITYFLPNSRDFEDDSLILLQSSRITLIVLSLIFLWRHARKKDWVPKKLEFYKVWTSSTLLISFFPFLYSDKVHYDVYLHQASAILLSMNLLLWLTTTTAVATNLAFCLMFLGVCYLGDSPVEAMKEFPILLTYLFVGTFGNVIMNYWRTMDYRDKRKLSGAVLRLQAKNLHIRMISNLDDLTDLYNRRYLIEQFDIFKKRARRHRFQMALVILDLDHLKEINDKYGHMAGDDALQTLSAVMKSRVRSTDICARIGGDEFCVLLDSVDPKSLKTLCESLRKGVESHALSSVRDANNKPVKITVSIGAAILSYDEDFTFDDLYQSIDSGLYKSKSAGRNRVTIVEATKLNTKVDLSASWPEEVRIYK, via the coding sequence ATGTTCAAGTGGTTCCCAGGCATTGACCGAAGAATTCGCTTACTATCTAAGCGGATCTTCTTTAATCGATATCCCCAAGGATTTTTAGAGACCAATTGGAGCGAAATTCGCCAATCCTTGGTGGCTCACTATTCCCTCTGTATCGTAATCAGTTTAATTACCTATTTCCTGCCGAATTCACGGGACTTCGAAGACGACTCCCTGATACTTCTACAATCTAGCCGAATCACGTTAATTGTCCTTTCGCTCATATTTTTATGGAGACATGCACGTAAAAAGGATTGGGTACCTAAAAAACTGGAGTTCTACAAGGTATGGACTTCTTCTACTCTACTGATCTCATTCTTTCCTTTCTTATATTCAGATAAAGTTCATTACGATGTCTATCTTCACCAGGCATCTGCGATCTTACTCAGCATGAACCTTCTTCTTTGGTTAACCACTACAACGGCAGTTGCTACAAACCTTGCGTTTTGTTTGATGTTCTTAGGTGTATGCTACTTAGGAGATTCTCCTGTGGAAGCTATGAAAGAGTTTCCGATCCTTCTGACCTATTTATTCGTAGGAACTTTCGGTAATGTGATCATGAATTACTGGAGAACGATGGATTACCGAGATAAAAGAAAATTATCCGGTGCTGTACTGAGACTACAGGCAAAAAATCTGCATATAAGAATGATTTCCAATTTGGATGATCTTACTGATCTTTATAATCGCAGATATCTGATAGAACAATTTGATATATTTAAGAAGAGAGCGAGACGACACAGATTCCAAATGGCACTTGTGATCCTGGACCTAGATCATTTAAAAGAGATCAATGATAAATATGGACATATGGCAGGAGACGATGCCCTCCAAACTCTTTCTGCAGTTATGAAGTCAAGAGTGAGATCTACTGATATTTGTGCTCGTATCGGCGGAGACGAATTCTGCGTTCTTTTAGATTCAGTAGATCCTAAAAGTTTGAAAACATTATGCGAGTCTTTACGTAAAGGTGTAGAATCTCATGCACTTTCTTCCGTCAGAGATGCAAACAATAAACCTGTGAAAATCACAGTATCTATAGGTGCTGCCATTCTTTCTTATGACGAAGATTTTACTTTCGATGATCTATACCAATCTATAGATTCAGGATTGTATAAATCCAAATCAGCCGGTCGAAACAGAGTTACGATAGTAGAGGCTACTAAGCTAAATACTAAGGTTGATCTTTCTGCTTCTTGGCCGGAGGAAGTTCGTATATATAAGTAA
- a CDS encoding LIC11299 family lipoprotein, with protein MKKSLSSKILQLSAICGFLFCVSNCLDSHRERIHMDTGVSVKTLGPHKYQFVAIGKASVPSVEDQDLFKMKKTSCEAAKLQVTQRLDELEADQKHRQFFLEQKEQKYFGDGEYCELTYIYELPPAKKQKDQP; from the coding sequence ATGAAAAAATCTTTGAGCTCTAAAATACTGCAGTTATCCGCGATCTGCGGATTTCTATTCTGTGTATCGAATTGTTTGGATTCTCATAGAGAGAGAATCCATATGGATACAGGAGTAAGCGTAAAAACTTTAGGTCCTCATAAATACCAATTCGTGGCAATTGGAAAAGCCTCTGTTCCTTCCGTGGAAGACCAGGATCTATTCAAAATGAAGAAGACTTCCTGCGAGGCTGCAAAATTACAAGTTACCCAAAGATTGGATGAATTGGAAGCAGACCAGAAGCATAGACAATTCTTCTTAGAACAAAAAGAACAGAAATACTTTGGAGACGGGGAATACTGCGAACTTACTTATATATACGAACTTCCTCCGGCCAAGAAGCAGAAAGATCAACCTTAG
- the mqnC gene encoding cyclic dehypoxanthinyl futalosine synthase — protein sequence MSQIFPNHSTDSILEKALDGERISPSEALELYESGDHLKIMATARTLREKVLPHTHASYTMFRVVNYTNYCNVECNFCSFMDEIGNGKGYVLSKEEILEKMDYAVSEGADQMFLQGGVYPDLPFDYYLDVISTVKSKYPEMHIRAFSPVEIINLEKITGKSLFEVLQILKSVGLDSVPGAGAEILTDRMRNIISPKKATTEEWVRAMETCHEAGLPGSANIVFGSEETKEEVIEHLTVVRNLQDRTGGFLSFIPWTFQPQTKRFKVRAVSTQEYLKVLGICRIFLDNIKHIETSVMVLGKGVGQLALTSGADDISSVVIEENVLRSFGLKTEKEAIKFLKEGGFIPKRRDLLYNYERYEGRELSTV from the coding sequence ATGAGCCAAATATTCCCAAATCATTCCACAGATTCTATATTAGAAAAAGCCTTAGATGGAGAACGTATTTCACCCAGTGAGGCACTGGAGTTGTACGAGTCTGGAGATCATCTTAAAATTATGGCAACTGCTCGGACCTTGAGGGAAAAGGTTCTGCCTCATACACATGCCAGTTACACAATGTTCAGAGTGGTGAACTACACCAATTATTGCAATGTTGAATGCAATTTTTGTTCCTTCATGGACGAGATTGGAAATGGAAAAGGTTACGTACTTTCTAAAGAAGAAATATTAGAAAAAATGGATTATGCCGTTTCGGAAGGAGCGGACCAAATGTTTTTGCAAGGTGGAGTGTATCCTGATCTACCTTTCGATTATTATTTGGATGTGATCTCCACTGTAAAATCCAAATACCCTGAAATGCATATTCGTGCATTCTCTCCTGTTGAAATTATCAATTTAGAGAAGATCACAGGTAAATCTTTATTCGAAGTTTTACAAATTTTAAAATCAGTCGGTTTAGATTCCGTTCCCGGAGCAGGAGCGGAAATTTTAACGGATAGAATGAGAAACATCATCTCTCCTAAAAAAGCAACTACCGAAGAATGGGTGCGCGCGATGGAGACTTGTCATGAAGCAGGACTTCCTGGAAGTGCAAATATTGTTTTTGGTTCAGAAGAAACTAAAGAAGAAGTGATAGAACATCTCACTGTGGTTCGTAATCTTCAGGACAGGACTGGAGGATTTTTATCTTTTATCCCTTGGACCTTCCAACCCCAAACTAAAAGATTTAAGGTAAGAGCAGTTTCTACTCAAGAGTATCTAAAAGTTCTTGGGATTTGTAGGATCTTCTTAGACAATATAAAACATATTGAAACTTCAGTTATGGTTCTTGGAAAAGGTGTCGGTCAGTTGGCTCTTACAAGTGGCGCTGATGATATTTCTTCCGTGGTGATTGAAGAAAACGTATTACGTTCTTTTGGTCTAAAAACAGAAAAAGAAGCAATCAAGTTCCTAAAAGAAGGTGGGTTTATACCTAAAAGAAGAGACCTTCTTTACAATTACGAAAGATATGAGGGAAGAGAGCTTTCCACGGTTTGA
- a CDS encoding heterodisulfide reductase-related iron-sulfur binding cluster produces MAISQIAFHVIFTALFIVANVVFVRAVLYRLNLVFNARKANGTENFLEHKNWGFRIKSFVLNVILQKKNFKEPLRGIMHAFVFYGFVTYLLHTTSQFISGVFGYAMDDPYKFTLVGSLLGETASHYYEATVQAVSILVLIGLGFFAWRRWIQKAKGLDVHSPASAIVIGMISLLMISTLLGEGARAVGAEYANPFHDAAPIASAIGSFWELIGVEYSSADLVFQIMWWTHILSVFAFMLYVPTSKHAHLIFAPFNYFLQSDTPKGALSKLNLEDETAVWGVTRTEDFPWPNLLDGLSCIECGRCQVQCPANRTGKVLNPKAIIVELKHALMDKMPEVVKIRETNPEGAADAVAALDTSVIGKYEGLSEEALWGCTTCYACVEACPVGNNQVNAIMEMRRHLVLVDSNFPAELQGAFVNMENNSNPWGVAAHSRADWSEGLGVKTMAEDSNVDVLYWVGCAGAFDDRNKRIAQSFVKIMQKADVKFGILGTEEGCSGDSARRGGNEYLYQTLAQSNVDTMNGYNVKKVVTACPHCYNTIKNEYPQFGGNFEVVHHSEFINELAKDGKIEVGVAEDANAGKYTYHDSCYIGRYNDNYENPRDLVKKVSGGKLAEASDHHSKGLCCGAGGAQMWMEEHGERVNVKRSNQLLDTGATTIATACPFCITMITDGVKQEGKIEEVKVKDIAELVAENLK; encoded by the coding sequence ATGGCTATTTCTCAAATCGCCTTCCACGTGATCTTCACGGCTCTATTTATAGTAGCAAATGTTGTATTCGTTCGTGCCGTTCTCTACAGATTAAATCTTGTATTTAATGCTAGAAAGGCAAACGGAACCGAAAACTTCCTGGAACATAAAAACTGGGGATTCCGGATCAAGAGTTTCGTATTAAACGTAATCTTACAAAAAAAGAACTTTAAAGAACCATTACGCGGTATCATGCACGCATTCGTATTTTACGGATTCGTCACTTACTTACTGCATACCACCAGCCAGTTCATCTCAGGTGTATTTGGATATGCGATGGATGATCCTTACAAATTTACTTTGGTAGGAAGTCTACTCGGAGAAACTGCAAGTCACTATTACGAAGCAACCGTTCAAGCGGTTTCCATTTTAGTATTAATTGGACTAGGCTTCTTTGCATGGAGACGTTGGATCCAAAAAGCAAAAGGATTAGATGTTCATTCTCCTGCTTCTGCAATCGTAATCGGAATGATTTCCCTGCTCATGATCTCCACCCTATTGGGAGAAGGTGCAAGAGCAGTTGGAGCAGAATATGCAAACCCATTCCATGACGCTGCCCCTATCGCAAGCGCTATTGGATCCTTTTGGGAATTAATCGGTGTAGAATATTCCTCAGCTGACTTGGTTTTCCAAATCATGTGGTGGACACATATTCTTTCAGTGTTCGCGTTCATGTTATATGTTCCAACATCCAAGCACGCACACTTGATCTTTGCGCCATTTAACTATTTCTTACAATCTGATACTCCTAAGGGTGCTCTTTCTAAATTAAATTTAGAAGATGAGACAGCTGTTTGGGGTGTTACTAGAACAGAAGACTTCCCTTGGCCTAACCTTTTAGACGGACTTTCTTGTATCGAGTGCGGACGCTGCCAAGTGCAATGTCCTGCAAACCGTACTGGAAAAGTTCTGAACCCAAAAGCGATCATCGTGGAATTAAAACACGCGCTTATGGATAAAATGCCAGAAGTTGTAAAGATTAGAGAAACAAATCCAGAAGGAGCTGCTGATGCAGTTGCTGCATTAGATACTTCGGTAATCGGAAAATACGAAGGCCTTTCTGAAGAAGCTCTTTGGGGATGTACTACTTGTTACGCATGTGTAGAAGCTTGTCCTGTTGGAAACAACCAAGTAAACGCGATCATGGAAATGAGAAGACACTTGGTGCTTGTTGATTCCAACTTCCCTGCTGAACTACAAGGTGCATTTGTAAACATGGAAAACAACTCCAATCCTTGGGGAGTTGCTGCACACTCCAGAGCAGATTGGTCAGAAGGTCTTGGCGTTAAAACCATGGCAGAAGATTCCAATGTCGATGTTCTATACTGGGTAGGTTGTGCTGGAGCTTTTGATGATCGTAACAAACGTATTGCTCAGTCCTTCGTTAAGATTATGCAAAAAGCAGATGTTAAGTTCGGAATTTTAGGAACGGAAGAAGGATGTTCCGGAGATTCTGCACGTAGAGGTGGTAACGAATACCTCTACCAAACATTAGCACAATCTAATGTGGACACCATGAATGGATACAACGTGAAAAAAGTTGTAACCGCTTGTCCTCACTGCTATAACACAATCAAAAACGAATATCCTCAGTTTGGTGGAAACTTCGAAGTGGTTCACCACTCTGAGTTTATCAACGAACTAGCAAAAGACGGAAAGATTGAAGTAGGCGTTGCAGAAGATGCAAATGCTGGAAAATATACCTACCACGACTCCTGTTATATCGGAAGATATAACGACAACTACGAGAATCCAAGAGACCTGGTCAAAAAGGTTTCCGGTGGAAAACTCGCAGAAGCTTCCGACCATCACTCCAAAGGACTTTGCTGCGGCGCAGGTGGAGCTCAGATGTGGATGGAAGAGCATGGCGAAAGGGTCAACGTCAAGAGATCCAATCAGCTTCTGGATACCGGAGCGACTACGATCGCAACAGCTTGTCCTTTCTGTATCACTATGATTACAGACGGTGTAAAACAAGAAGGAAAGATCGAAGAAGTAAAAGTAAAAGATATCGCGGAATTAGTCGCGGAAAACTTGAAATAA
- a CDS encoding DUF6984 family protein: protein MESFRKITSSERRLLLFLLTKSNIDAYKSLDLDKLNVQEMADGGMGSLVFGTDNKERQFGKCIASISFHDKDGIEVSVSLNIDQYGDLYELDLWKVDFSGLKCIPEFFE, encoded by the coding sequence ATGGAAAGTTTCAGAAAAATTACTTCGTCTGAACGGCGATTGCTCTTATTTTTATTAACTAAATCTAATATTGACGCATACAAAAGTCTTGATTTAGACAAATTGAATGTTCAAGAAATGGCCGACGGGGGGATGGGGAGCCTTGTCTTTGGGACCGATAATAAAGAGCGGCAATTTGGCAAATGTATAGCGAGCATAAGCTTTCATGATAAAGACGGAATCGAAGTGTCTGTTTCATTAAATATAGACCAATATGGTGATTTGTACGAGCTTGATCTTTGGAAAGTCGACTTTAGTGGGCTAAAGTGTATTCCCGAATTTTTCGAATAA
- a CDS encoding peptide chain release factor 3 yields the protein MSENAVGQNIIEEETKRRRTFAIIAHPDAGKTTLTEKLLLYGGAIQLAGAVKARKNRKAATSDWMEMEKEKGISITSAALQFEYKNHVLNLLDTPGHEDFSEDTYRTLIAADTAVMVLDAGRGVEPQTIKLFKVCRDRGIPIVTFVNKMDRPTKKMFELLDEIENVLGITAIPMVWPIGTGVDFSGVYNRVDKKIYTYDKTPGGSQKSAFQSSGIEDTNLDSMFEDWVLKQFREEVELVEEGIAAFSLDEFLESKITPVFFGSAVNNFGIQLFLDHFLKIAPPPLYFPLKNGDRLDPITTPFSGFVFKVQANMNKAHRDRIAFLRVCSGKFERGLNVNHGRLGKAVKLSSSFAFFGQDRNTVDEAYPGDIIGLVNPGTYSIGDILAIGKVPDLKPLPVFAPEIFATLSCVETGALKSFRKGIEQLAEEGILHLFTSQTVGGGLPVIGAMGQLQFEVFRRRLQDEYSAPTNINILPYQVSCWLPEEDIAKVPQGSNLVTDSLGRAALLFDSEWEKGYFQKKNPEIRLLDYPTQDVSELNQEY from the coding sequence GTGTCGGAAAACGCTGTCGGCCAGAATATAATAGAAGAGGAAACCAAACGTAGGAGAACCTTCGCAATCATAGCCCATCCGGATGCGGGAAAGACTACCCTGACAGAAAAGCTTCTCCTTTACGGGGGTGCTATTCAACTTGCGGGTGCAGTAAAGGCGCGTAAAAACCGCAAAGCCGCCACTTCCGACTGGATGGAGATGGAAAAAGAGAAGGGGATCTCGATCACTTCTGCTGCACTACAATTCGAATATAAAAATCATGTATTAAATTTATTAGATACTCCAGGTCACGAAGACTTCTCCGAAGATACGTACCGCACATTGATTGCAGCCGACACCGCAGTTATGGTGTTAGATGCTGGTAGGGGAGTAGAACCTCAAACAATCAAATTATTTAAAGTATGTAGGGACCGCGGGATCCCGATCGTTACATTCGTAAACAAGATGGACCGCCCAACTAAAAAGATGTTCGAACTCTTGGATGAAATCGAAAATGTTTTGGGCATCACTGCAATTCCGATGGTATGGCCTATCGGAACAGGAGTGGATTTTAGCGGAGTGTATAATCGTGTTGATAAAAAAATCTACACTTATGATAAAACTCCAGGTGGTTCTCAAAAATCCGCTTTCCAAAGTTCAGGGATAGAAGATACAAATTTAGATTCTATGTTTGAGGATTGGGTCCTAAAACAATTTAGGGAAGAAGTGGAACTTGTAGAAGAAGGGATCGCTGCATTCTCTTTAGATGAATTTTTAGAATCTAAGATCACTCCAGTGTTTTTTGGATCTGCAGTAAACAACTTCGGGATCCAATTATTCTTAGATCATTTTTTAAAGATCGCTCCTCCTCCATTGTATTTTCCATTGAAGAATGGAGATCGTTTAGATCCGATCACTACTCCTTTCAGTGGATTCGTATTCAAGGTACAAGCCAATATGAACAAGGCTCACAGAGATAGAATTGCATTCTTAAGAGTATGTTCAGGTAAGTTCGAAAGAGGACTTAACGTGAATCATGGAAGATTAGGAAAGGCTGTAAAACTTTCTTCTTCTTTTGCATTTTTCGGTCAGGACAGAAATACTGTGGATGAGGCTTATCCCGGAGACATCATTGGCCTTGTGAATCCAGGCACTTATTCTATCGGAGACATTCTCGCCATCGGTAAAGTTCCTGATCTAAAACCTCTTCCAGTATTCGCTCCTGAAATTTTTGCTACTCTTTCCTGCGTGGAAACAGGCGCGCTTAAAAGTTTTAGAAAGGGAATAGAACAATTAGCAGAAGAGGGGATTCTTCACTTATTCACTTCTCAGACTGTGGGCGGTGGATTGCCTGTGATAGGCGCGATGGGTCAGCTGCAGTTCGAGGTGTTTAGAAGAAGGCTCCAAGACGAGTATTCTGCACCTACGAATATCAATATTCTTCCCTACCAAGTATCTTGCTGGTTGCCTGAAGAAGATATCGCAAAGGTTCCGCAAGGTTCTAATCTTGTAACCGATAGTTTGGGAAGGGCTGCACTTCTATTCGATTCAGAATGGGAGAAGGGATATTTCCAAAAGAAAAATCCTGAGATCAGACTTCTGGATTATCCTACACAAGATGTTTCTGAATTAAATCAGGAATACTGA
- a CDS encoding ornithine carbamoyltransferase, whose amino-acid sequence MESPKIKHLISWQDWSDAEVLDLLQFAVHVKNHRANYLGHMTGRTLAMLFQKTSTRTRVSFEVAMTEMGGHAIYLDWMTSNFLLSDIDLEAEYLSRNVSVIMARMRKHEELLQLKSGSQVPVINGCCNKFHPCQSLADILTIVMDNPKPLKDLKLTYIGVHNNVVNSLIGITSALGMELTLLTPIAETENIDPDTVERAKKKGTIQWETDLIRSVKNADYIYTDTWVDMEFFNDPSFADKKKERMNLMMPFQINEALLKETKAKVMHDMPIHSGYEITREVVRSPRSIIFQQAENRLDAQKAVILQLLEA is encoded by the coding sequence ATGGAATCCCCTAAAATTAAACATCTCATCTCCTGGCAGGATTGGTCGGACGCTGAAGTCTTGGACCTTCTACAATTTGCCGTCCATGTGAAAAATCACAGGGCCAATTATCTGGGACATATGACCGGCAGGACTCTTGCTATGCTCTTCCAAAAGACTAGCACACGTACTAGAGTTTCGTTCGAAGTTGCAATGACTGAGATGGGAGGACATGCGATCTATTTGGATTGGATGACTTCTAACTTTCTTCTTTCTGATATCGATCTGGAAGCTGAATATCTTTCCAGAAACGTTTCCGTTATCATGGCTCGGATGAGAAAACATGAGGAACTTTTACAATTAAAATCAGGCTCTCAGGTTCCAGTCATCAATGGATGTTGTAATAAATTCCATCCTTGCCAATCATTAGCGGATATTCTTACCATAGTGATGGACAATCCGAAACCTTTGAAGGATCTGAAGCTTACGTATATAGGTGTACATAATAACGTAGTAAATTCTCTAATCGGGATAACTTCTGCTTTAGGAATGGAACTTACTCTTCTGACACCGATTGCAGAAACAGAAAACATTGATCCGGATACTGTGGAACGAGCTAAGAAGAAGGGCACAATCCAATGGGAGACTGATCTAATCCGTTCTGTAAAAAATGCGGACTATATTTATACTGATACCTGGGTGGACATGGAGTTCTTCAACGATCCTAGTTTCGCTGATAAGAAGAAGGAACGTATGAACCTAATGATGCCTTTCCAGATCAATGAGGCATTACTCAAAGAGACCAAAGCAAAGGTTATGCATGATATGCCTATTCACTCCGGATACGAAATCACTAGAGAAGTAGTCAGAAGTCCTAGATCCATCATCTTCCAACAGGCAGAGAACCGCTTGGATGCTCAAAAAGCAGTCATTCTACAACTCTTAGAAGCTTGA
- a CDS encoding HpcH/HpaI aldolase/citrate lyase family protein — MSKLPHPKDALFEGEKPFPIIPACEHFAGSEKLITKALELQNKLGGLFDITMDCEDGAQTGKEKEHAEMIVRIQNSELNKHNMSGVRIHDYTNSFWKQDVDIIVPGAGNKIAYITIPKPTKASQVEEMITYIQGAAKKAGITREIPIHVLIETHGALADVDKIAALPWMQVVDFGLMDFISGHHGAIPASCMKSPGQFDHELLRRAKASCVAASLAHGVIPAHNVTLDLKNQYQTYKDAKRAHDEFGFLRMWSIYPTQIQAILDAMAPDYSEVQTSAAILVKAQDAEWGPIQHDGDLHDRATYRYFWEVLQKAKLTGIAIPEEAAKRFF, encoded by the coding sequence ATGTCCAAATTACCACATCCTAAGGATGCATTATTCGAAGGAGAAAAACCTTTCCCTATCATCCCGGCCTGCGAACATTTTGCCGGATCCGAAAAACTGATCACTAAAGCTCTAGAGTTACAAAACAAACTCGGCGGTCTTTTCGACATCACAATGGACTGTGAAGATGGTGCTCAAACCGGAAAAGAAAAAGAACACGCGGAAATGATCGTCCGTATTCAAAACTCCGAACTCAATAAACATAATATGAGCGGTGTTAGGATCCACGATTATACCAATTCTTTCTGGAAACAAGACGTAGATATTATTGTTCCAGGTGCAGGAAACAAGATCGCATACATCACTATTCCTAAACCTACTAAAGCTTCCCAAGTGGAAGAAATGATCACTTATATCCAAGGCGCTGCTAAGAAAGCAGGGATCACTAGAGAGATCCCAATCCACGTTTTGATCGAAACTCACGGAGCGCTTGCTGACGTAGACAAGATCGCTGCTCTCCCTTGGATGCAAGTAGTTGATTTCGGTCTAATGGACTTCATCTCAGGTCACCACGGAGCAATCCCAGCTTCTTGTATGAAAAGCCCAGGACAATTCGATCACGAATTATTAAGGAGAGCAAAAGCTTCTTGTGTAGCTGCTTCATTAGCTCATGGAGTAATCCCAGCGCATAACGTTACTCTTGACCTTAAAAACCAATACCAAACTTATAAAGATGCTAAAAGAGCTCATGATGAGTTCGGATTCCTTCGTATGTGGTCCATATATCCAACTCAAATCCAAGCGATCTTAGACGCAATGGCTCCAGACTATAGCGAAGTTCAAACTTCTGCTGCTATCCTTGTAAAAGCACAAGATGCAGAATGGGGACCGATCCAACATGACGGAGATCTTCATGACAGAGCAACTTACCGTTACTTCTGGGAAGTTCTTCAAAAAGCAAAACTTACTGGTATTGCAATTCCAGAAGAAGCAGCGAAAAGATTCTTCTAA
- a CDS encoding LIC11177 family protein: protein MADKKKTVLPDVLMREKLQKIALNEKAKAARVLGSDKVGGESDPRRDDGPGSKIFKAIDESLSDLRYYFLEGEYGDKVADLFNRNESQFDRLGITPRRFLDYARESFDRFKQLQKKMPLEPMNKKGWEYLERSLSELIGKLNEKFNK from the coding sequence TTGGCGGATAAAAAGAAAACAGTTCTTCCCGATGTTCTTATGAGGGAGAAATTACAAAAGATCGCCCTTAATGAAAAAGCAAAAGCAGCCCGGGTACTAGGATCAGATAAAGTCGGTGGCGAATCTGATCCAAGAAGAGACGACGGACCAGGCTCAAAAATTTTTAAGGCCATAGACGAATCCCTCTCTGATCTCAGATATTATTTTCTGGAAGGGGAGTATGGGGATAAGGTTGCCGACCTATTCAATCGTAATGAAAGCCAATTCGACAGATTGGGTATTACTCCTAGACGATTTTTAGATTACGCTAGAGAATCATTCGATCGTTTCAAACAATTACAGAAAAAAATGCCTTTGGAACCAATGAACAAGAAAGGTTGGGAATATCTGGAAAGAAGTTTGTCTGAACTGATCGGAAAACTGAACGAAAAGTTTAATAAGTAA